One Roseimaritima multifibrata DNA window includes the following coding sequences:
- a CDS encoding outer membrane protein assembly factor BamB family protein — MDIPKETPRRPHYGFWVALACVVLLLICQGVKPWTDNQWMNMGSYVLGVIALVSLSVWSIRRGPMPVLRWIPTLSVIAAVALFLSLYKITGVTGELVPTFELRSLRRPPVASQGLGTADLQVTQVPEFAGFLGNMRNGVVPVREFSTDWTDAEVLWKKTVGPAWSGFAIAGDYAITQEQRGEGESGEQWITCYRIDDGELIWYQATPGAHYNGLGGTGPRGTPTIFQGNVYAQTAVGVVVCLDGATGQPIWQHDLFKRAGLTQAEAEQAVTWGRSGSPLIVDTEERTIVVVPYGGPSEPDSPLAPDSQPEIPVSSLIAFDASTGEVLWTGGQTQISYASPILATLDDQPQIVSVNESNVTGHAIENGEVLWTADWPGASNGGANCASPIPYQSDQLLLGKGYGGGSKMLSIDMDADVDERVTTEWADSRILKTKFTNAVLDGDIAYGLSDGTLECVDLRKPKRLWRQSRGDRYGQGQVLRIEDVLLAQSEPGAIALVRCDEQSFQELTRLPGLSAKTWNYPAVAGRILLIRNAREAIAYRLPPRVTPSSPSESLE, encoded by the coding sequence TGGACAGACAATCAATGGATGAACATGGGCAGCTACGTTCTTGGCGTGATTGCCTTGGTTTCGCTTAGTGTTTGGTCGATTCGGCGGGGACCGATGCCAGTCCTAAGGTGGATCCCAACGTTATCCGTGATCGCAGCGGTGGCACTGTTTCTATCGCTTTACAAGATCACCGGAGTGACCGGCGAATTGGTGCCGACCTTTGAATTACGTTCACTCCGGCGTCCCCCGGTCGCATCGCAAGGTCTGGGAACGGCCGATCTGCAAGTGACGCAGGTTCCGGAATTCGCAGGATTCTTGGGAAACATGCGAAACGGCGTCGTTCCGGTTCGCGAATTTTCCACCGACTGGACCGACGCAGAAGTTTTATGGAAGAAAACCGTCGGTCCCGCGTGGTCGGGGTTCGCGATCGCGGGAGATTACGCGATTACGCAGGAACAGCGTGGCGAAGGGGAATCTGGCGAGCAGTGGATCACCTGCTACCGGATCGACGACGGGGAATTGATTTGGTACCAAGCAACCCCCGGAGCCCACTACAACGGGCTAGGTGGAACGGGCCCTCGCGGCACTCCAACGATTTTCCAGGGTAACGTCTACGCCCAGACAGCCGTCGGCGTGGTCGTCTGTTTGGATGGCGCAACCGGGCAGCCGATCTGGCAACACGACCTATTCAAACGAGCCGGGCTGACGCAAGCCGAAGCGGAACAAGCCGTCACTTGGGGCCGGTCCGGATCGCCGCTGATTGTCGACACGGAAGAGCGGACGATCGTTGTGGTTCCCTATGGCGGCCCTTCGGAACCGGACAGCCCCTTGGCCCCCGATTCGCAACCCGAAATACCGGTCAGCAGCCTGATCGCATTCGACGCCTCCACCGGCGAAGTGCTGTGGACCGGAGGACAAACGCAAATCAGTTACGCCTCTCCCATCCTGGCAACCCTGGATGACCAACCACAAATCGTCTCGGTCAATGAATCGAACGTAACCGGGCATGCCATCGAAAACGGCGAGGTTCTGTGGACCGCCGATTGGCCGGGCGCCAGCAACGGAGGGGCGAACTGTGCCAGCCCGATCCCGTATCAAAGCGACCAATTATTGCTGGGCAAAGGCTACGGAGGCGGCTCAAAAATGCTCTCGATCGACATGGACGCGGACGTCGACGAACGGGTAACGACGGAATGGGCCGATTCACGGATCCTGAAAACCAAATTCACAAACGCCGTACTGGATGGCGACATTGCCTATGGATTGTCCGACGGCACGCTGGAGTGTGTGGACCTGCGAAAACCGAAACGGCTTTGGCGGCAGTCACGCGGCGACCGATACGGACAGGGACAAGTGCTGCGAATCGAAGACGTTTTGCTGGCTCAAAGCGAACCGGGGGCGATTGCACTGGTCCGCTGCGACGAGCAATCCTTTCAGGAACTCACCCGTTTGCCGGGGCTGTCTGCGAAAACGTGGAACTACCCTGCGGTCGCCGGGCGAATCCTTCTGATTCGCAACGCCCGCGAAGCGATTGCCTACCGCCTTCCTCCTCGCGTTACCCCATCATCCCCCTCCGAAAGTCTTGAATAA
- a CDS encoding cyclic nucleotide-binding domain-containing protein produces the protein MPVRRPQRWDEPFDPGMDESEVAWLLTRPPFVQMSENAFPRGTPLKGILRNDCRLRRSPPGEIIVREGDYGNSAFLVLAGSVDALLSKLPPEQLGHQVPEQLSWRQALKQLWRRPTFAESRDRSEVNIGLGPRLSTVDHRKAVFLQDFDGVLRSNKSLELGPGELFGEIAAMFRSPRTATVIATTEATLLEIRWQGLRLLRRDLPFAQQMEQHYRSTWLKVHLKETPQLRYLPADALQRVADSVVMRSYGRNEWNAEFRKTRELPAAEQIQSEPLVASEGHLPTELTLIRAGFARLSRMHGAGHQTSAYLGKGQLFGLQEIAHNARRPEQTPPIPLQQSLRAVGFLDTLQIPIEVVAADVLPYIRASEMPRPILDFQRRGGAAINQTANKEVGAAGPVPLSAAGRPDGESDLPTGLLEFLVQNRLNNGQQAMLIDLHRCTRCDDCVKACATTHDGNPRFARIGMSHQRLQFAQACMHCQDPVCMIGCPTGAIARDSATGTVRIHEPICVGCGTCAAACPYQNIQMVEIRDKNGRFFRDEETAMPILKATKCDMCQSQPSGPACVAACPHDALVRIDLSNLAPLGTWMQERGIDSGDIP, from the coding sequence GTGCCTGTACGGCGTCCACAACGCTGGGACGAGCCGTTCGATCCAGGCATGGATGAGAGCGAAGTGGCTTGGCTGCTGACGCGTCCCCCTTTCGTACAAATGTCCGAGAACGCTTTTCCTCGCGGGACCCCGCTGAAAGGGATTCTCCGCAATGATTGCCGGTTGCGGAGGTCTCCTCCTGGCGAAATCATTGTCCGCGAAGGGGACTACGGAAATAGTGCCTTTCTGGTCTTGGCTGGAAGTGTCGATGCGCTCCTTTCCAAATTGCCTCCCGAGCAACTGGGGCACCAAGTGCCCGAGCAACTTAGTTGGCGACAAGCACTGAAGCAGCTGTGGCGGCGCCCGACGTTTGCCGAATCCCGCGACCGCTCGGAAGTCAATATCGGCTTGGGTCCTAGGTTATCAACGGTCGACCATCGCAAGGCGGTGTTCCTGCAAGACTTCGATGGGGTTCTGCGATCGAACAAGTCACTGGAGCTGGGACCGGGCGAATTATTCGGCGAAATCGCGGCGATGTTTCGGTCGCCACGCACCGCGACCGTGATTGCGACAACTGAAGCGACGTTGCTAGAAATTCGCTGGCAAGGACTGCGGTTGCTACGCCGCGACCTTCCGTTTGCCCAGCAGATGGAACAACACTACCGAAGCACTTGGCTAAAAGTCCATTTGAAGGAAACTCCACAGCTTCGCTACCTGCCCGCCGACGCGTTGCAACGCGTGGCCGATTCGGTTGTCATGCGATCGTACGGCCGAAATGAATGGAACGCGGAATTCCGCAAGACCCGCGAACTGCCGGCAGCCGAGCAGATTCAATCCGAGCCGTTGGTCGCTTCGGAAGGACATTTGCCGACCGAATTAACACTGATCCGTGCGGGGTTCGCACGCCTGAGCCGAATGCACGGGGCCGGACATCAAACGAGTGCCTACTTAGGGAAAGGGCAATTGTTCGGTCTGCAAGAGATCGCTCACAACGCGCGTCGGCCGGAACAGACGCCGCCAATACCACTACAGCAATCTCTCCGCGCCGTCGGTTTTTTAGATACCCTGCAGATCCCGATCGAGGTCGTTGCTGCGGATGTGCTGCCCTACATCCGGGCAAGCGAAATGCCGCGTCCCATCCTTGATTTTCAGCGGCGTGGTGGGGCTGCAATCAATCAGACTGCAAACAAGGAGGTTGGGGCCGCTGGGCCGGTTCCGTTATCCGCGGCAGGACGTCCCGACGGAGAGTCGGATTTGCCGACGGGCCTGTTGGAATTTTTGGTTCAAAATCGGTTGAACAATGGTCAGCAGGCGATGTTGATCGATTTGCATCGATGCACGCGTTGCGATGACTGTGTGAAAGCTTGCGCGACGACTCACGATGGAAACCCAAGGTTTGCACGCATTGGGATGTCGCACCAGCGATTGCAGTTTGCGCAGGCCTGCATGCACTGTCAGGACCCCGTTTGTATGATCGGGTGTCCGACCGGAGCGATTGCACGGGACAGCGCCACGGGGACGGTCCGGATTCATGAACCGATCTGCGTTGGCTGCGGAACCTGTGCGGCGGCTTGTCCCTACCAGAACATTCAGATGGTAGAAATACGCGATAAAAATGGTCGTTTCTTCCGCGACGAAGAAACCGCGATGCCCATCTTAAAAGCGACGAAGTGCGATATGTGTCAGTCGCAACCGTCTGGTCCCGCATGTGTGGCAGCCTGTCCCCATGATGCACTGGTCCGCATCGATTTAAGCAACTTGGCTCCGCTGGGAACTTGGATGCAGGAACGCGGCATCGATTCAGGAGACATTCCTTGA
- a CDS encoding sugar phosphate isomerase/epimerase family protein codes for MATVPALTSSPDCSAVGRSLGLLVRRTYSGQIRCRSTSSLAKVDWDAITMIPDYVSTATSGVSLMASRRLFLKSVTTASVAAGLAPSWASAAAPPVADSKKWLLKTLKVGMVRVPGTLTDKFKAAKAAGFDGIELSAPGIDIEAAKKARDEAELPIDGTVNGSHWKIHHTDPDPAVRKQALESLKNGIRETSELGGDTILLVPGVGADGEPEVIFKRAVDNIRQALGTAEKYNVKIAIENVWNQMLYDHGGDHKQTAEQYVRFIDAFDSPMVGMQFDIGNHWKYGDMADWIRTLNHRVIKLDAKGFSRANDKFTKIGEGDLDWVSVRAALKEIKFTGWVAAEVGGGDLQRLKEISQNLDDHLVNEPA; via the coding sequence ATGGCGACAGTGCCTGCCCTGACCTCCTCGCCCGACTGCTCCGCTGTCGGCCGGTCGCTCGGTTTATTGGTTCGGCGGACGTATTCGGGGCAGATCCGCTGCCGATCTACCAGTTCGCTTGCCAAAGTCGATTGGGATGCGATTACAATGATCCCTGATTATGTTTCTACTGCTACCTCCGGAGTTTCCCTCATGGCGTCTCGGCGATTGTTTTTAAAAAGTGTTACGACTGCAAGCGTTGCCGCTGGACTAGCGCCCTCTTGGGCCTCCGCAGCAGCACCGCCAGTAGCGGATTCAAAGAAATGGTTGTTAAAAACATTGAAGGTTGGGATGGTTCGGGTCCCCGGAACATTGACCGATAAATTTAAGGCAGCCAAGGCGGCTGGGTTTGATGGAATCGAACTGAGTGCTCCTGGGATCGATATCGAGGCGGCGAAAAAAGCTCGCGATGAAGCCGAATTGCCAATCGATGGAACCGTGAATGGTTCGCACTGGAAAATCCATCACACCGATCCTGATCCAGCGGTCCGCAAGCAAGCTTTGGAAAGCCTTAAAAACGGGATTCGTGAAACGTCTGAACTGGGCGGAGATACCATTCTGTTGGTTCCAGGCGTCGGAGCTGATGGCGAACCGGAAGTCATCTTTAAGCGAGCGGTCGATAATATTCGGCAGGCATTGGGAACGGCTGAAAAATACAACGTCAAAATTGCGATCGAAAACGTTTGGAACCAAATGCTGTATGACCACGGCGGGGATCATAAGCAGACCGCCGAACAATACGTCCGCTTCATTGACGCGTTTGATTCGCCGATGGTGGGCATGCAGTTTGATATCGGGAATCACTGGAAATATGGTGATATGGCGGATTGGATTCGGACCCTGAATCATCGCGTGATCAAGCTGGACGCAAAAGGTTTTTCGCGAGCCAACGATAAGTTCACCAAAATCGGAGAGGGAGACCTCGACTGGGTTTCTGTTCGAGCCGCCCTGAAAGAGATCAAATTCACCGGTTGGGTCGCTGCCGAAGTTGGTGGTGGTGACTTGCAGCGACTGAAGGAAATTAGTCAAAACCTGGATGACCATTTGGTGAACGAACCTGCCTAG
- a CDS encoding BBP7 family outer membrane beta-barrel protein, which yields MRPNKRAATGWFGAIDRMNLYVTRPEDSTSYTRLDDGWGNRYDVGFMNEKDHGWLATYSYLDGPNSYNVTPTERINRLSAEDLPDGEPEYLNSRGYMVPFADRNTPGYSERIYFPGESLNIMEMRNFELNKTFRMEPYHYGGILEPMIGFRYVSLKDQYFRSEYRSTDSINYPIIISPTDDPTESFIADTSTAENRMYGGQIGFRYFKYYNRFMLSTDLRVFGMQNFQANQDVTTIDTTVYADAEIDGETIRYEQRETSRVVARADEFVFGFDLRAELSYNLSRDFSLRGGLQIMDLAQGVWRGRIADANDQALFVAGYTFGVTLNR from the coding sequence ATGCGACCTAACAAACGAGCGGCAACCGGCTGGTTCGGTGCGATTGATCGCATGAACCTGTACGTGACTCGCCCGGAAGATAGCACTTCCTACACACGTCTTGATGACGGTTGGGGAAATCGCTACGACGTCGGATTCATGAACGAGAAGGACCATGGTTGGTTAGCGACTTACAGCTATCTTGACGGTCCTAACTCGTACAATGTCACTCCGACAGAACGAATCAATCGACTGAGTGCAGAAGACCTGCCCGATGGCGAACCTGAGTACCTCAACTCGCGAGGCTACATGGTTCCGTTCGCTGACCGGAATACCCCCGGGTACTCCGAGCGTATCTATTTCCCAGGTGAAAGCCTGAATATTATGGAAATGCGGAACTTTGAACTCAATAAGACCTTTCGGATGGAGCCTTATCACTATGGCGGTATCCTGGAACCAATGATCGGTTTTCGCTACGTAAGCCTGAAAGACCAGTACTTTCGCTCGGAGTATCGATCGACCGATTCGATCAACTATCCGATCATTATTTCGCCGACGGACGATCCGACAGAATCGTTCATCGCCGACACTTCGACCGCAGAGAATCGAATGTACGGTGGGCAGATCGGTTTCCGATACTTCAAGTATTACAACCGCTTCATGCTGAGCACCGACCTGCGAGTCTTTGGTATGCAGAACTTCCAGGCCAATCAAGATGTGACGACGATCGACACGACGGTTTACGCCGATGCGGAAATCGACGGAGAAACGATCCGGTATGAGCAGCGAGAGACTTCACGAGTCGTGGCACGAGCCGATGAGTTTGTGTTCGGATTCGACCTGCGTGCTGAACTTTCCTACAACCTGTCTCGGGACTTCAGTCTCCGCGGCGGCCTGCAGATCATGGATCTCGCTCAAGGGGTATGGAGAGGCCGGATTGCTGATGCGAATGATCAAGCTCTGTTCGTTGCAGGCTATACCTTCGGCGTAACCCTGAATCGCTAG
- a CDS encoding beta-ketoacyl-[acyl-carrier-protein] synthase family protein, translated as MPQGLQVVVTGIGAVTPIGVGADSYWNALCNKKSGLTTLPHASSPPQPGDIGGIIPDFDPKAFVRPRKALKVMCRELQTSFAASRMAFTDSGFEAFLDQEASFDRGRIGTVFGSEMFYGSPEELAGTIDTSDDPESSPIVHFGKVAMKEIYPLWMLKYLPNMAACHVGIAVQAFGPNNTLVLGDTSGPAAILESMSCIERGIADAVFSGAAGNRTNESGIVYHGRVPLAPAASSPENWSRPFAPDRGGMVGGEAAATLLLESSELATRRGAKTLATVVGSAVRFVPSQQRGSQRAIELAIQAALKQAGRQSEEIGLVVSHAMGDPEQDAAELQALTSQLSQAAITTPMASTGHCGAASGTLAVVTGVLALQHGTVPPARTSEAWHKDFPFTLPSEPQPLEKRLVLCVCHTAQGHAVAILLA; from the coding sequence ATGCCACAAGGCCTTCAAGTCGTTGTGACGGGTATTGGTGCTGTCACCCCAATCGGTGTTGGCGCGGATAGCTATTGGAATGCGCTTTGTAACAAAAAGAGCGGCCTGACCACTCTGCCGCATGCCAGTTCGCCGCCGCAGCCGGGAGACATCGGTGGGATCATCCCCGATTTCGACCCCAAGGCCTTTGTCCGGCCCCGAAAAGCCCTGAAGGTGATGTGCAGGGAACTGCAAACCTCCTTTGCGGCTTCTCGGATGGCATTTACCGACAGCGGATTCGAAGCATTCCTTGATCAGGAAGCCTCTTTCGATCGTGGGCGGATCGGGACCGTTTTTGGATCGGAGATGTTTTATGGGTCGCCTGAAGAATTGGCGGGGACGATCGACACATCGGACGACCCGGAAAGCAGTCCCATCGTTCACTTCGGCAAAGTGGCGATGAAAGAGATCTATCCGCTGTGGATGCTAAAGTACCTACCCAACATGGCTGCCTGCCACGTCGGGATCGCCGTCCAAGCCTTTGGCCCGAACAATACCTTGGTTCTGGGGGACACTTCCGGCCCTGCCGCTATCCTGGAATCGATGTCCTGCATCGAGCGAGGGATTGCGGATGCCGTGTTTAGTGGCGCCGCGGGAAATCGCACCAACGAGTCGGGAATCGTCTATCACGGACGAGTCCCCTTGGCCCCAGCAGCCTCCAGCCCCGAAAATTGGTCTCGACCTTTTGCTCCAGACCGCGGCGGGATGGTTGGCGGCGAAGCAGCCGCGACGCTCCTGCTGGAAAGCAGCGAATTAGCGACTCGACGAGGCGCCAAAACCTTGGCGACGGTCGTCGGATCGGCTGTCCGATTTGTCCCCTCGCAACAACGCGGAAGCCAGCGAGCAATTGAACTGGCGATTCAGGCGGCTCTAAAACAAGCGGGACGCCAGAGCGAAGAGATCGGGTTGGTTGTCTCGCATGCGATGGGCGACCCCGAACAGGACGCGGCGGAACTACAAGCGCTCACCAGCCAGCTTTCACAGGCGGCCATAACCACGCCGATGGCCTCCACGGGGCACTGCGGCGCCGCCTCGGGAACCCTGGCAGTCGTCACCGGAGTCCTAGCGCTCCAGCACGGAACCGTGCCGCCAGCGAGGACGTCCGAAGCGTGGCACAAGGATTTTCCTTTCACGCTTCCCTCCGAACCTCAACCGTTAGAAAAACGGTTGGTCCTGTGCGTCTGCCACACGGCACAAGGACACGCCGTCGCCATTCTACTCGCGTAG
- a CDS encoding DUF58 domain-containing protein: MITNRISRLGVHICFIALFAVLGGSLRGFNLLLIVAGLLFGTLIIQWRLARRIGEKLTVRQRSLPDVFADEPFTVRYSLKNESRWLPAWLIELIVPITPASKTSTTPVLKGRCGVGLLSAQASQEPHFHCVIHRRGRYHLGPASAVTRFPFGFTTSTTTDPQTTQEIYVYPRQLALRPRWDELLAAQNRGLKTTSNRAGMNEGNFYGLRGWQHGDSRRWIHWRTTARLDTLAVRQFEQQRRHEYCLILDTSVDPDADDSEKTQTEKFEHTLSLTSTLLLRLTQLPSNRVSLIIAGATVESLQVTNARLAIQQAMRRLAESQPLRKKADTTAANLFPAILAGMELSGKNTPSLVISSRPKDPQRLVPQEGTGWHGAQDISWLQADGPLASLLIAEEKTDAST; this comes from the coding sequence GTGATTACCAACCGAATTAGTCGACTTGGCGTACACATCTGTTTCATCGCCTTGTTTGCGGTTCTGGGCGGATCCTTGCGTGGTTTCAACCTGCTGTTGATTGTGGCAGGGCTACTGTTTGGAACCCTGATCATTCAGTGGCGTTTAGCACGCCGCATCGGTGAGAAACTAACCGTGCGGCAACGGAGCCTTCCCGATGTGTTTGCCGACGAGCCATTCACGGTCCGCTACTCATTGAAGAACGAAAGCCGCTGGCTGCCTGCTTGGCTGATCGAATTAATCGTTCCAATCACGCCTGCTTCCAAGACGTCCACAACCCCCGTCCTGAAAGGACGCTGCGGCGTCGGGTTGCTCTCAGCCCAGGCAAGTCAGGAACCGCACTTCCATTGTGTCATCCATCGCCGCGGTCGCTATCACCTCGGCCCCGCCTCGGCAGTCACACGGTTCCCATTCGGATTCACGACATCGACAACAACCGACCCTCAAACGACGCAAGAAATCTACGTCTACCCTCGGCAACTTGCCCTGCGTCCGCGATGGGATGAACTGTTGGCGGCTCAGAATCGCGGGCTAAAAACCACCAGCAACCGCGCGGGGATGAACGAAGGGAATTTTTACGGTTTGCGGGGCTGGCAACATGGGGACAGTCGACGTTGGATCCATTGGCGAACCACAGCGCGTCTCGATACGCTGGCCGTCCGCCAGTTCGAACAACAGCGCCGCCATGAATACTGCCTAATCCTCGATACCAGCGTTGATCCGGACGCAGACGATTCCGAAAAGACTCAAACAGAGAAATTCGAGCACACGCTCAGTCTTACGTCGACTCTCTTGCTTCGGCTGACGCAGCTTCCATCCAACCGGGTCAGTTTGATCATCGCGGGAGCCACTGTCGAATCCCTGCAGGTTACCAATGCACGCTTAGCGATCCAGCAAGCGATGCGGCGGTTAGCGGAAAGCCAACCTCTCCGCAAGAAAGCCGATACAACCGCAGCCAATCTGTTCCCGGCAATCCTCGCGGGGATGGAACTATCGGGCAAGAACACTCCCTCACTGGTTATCAGCTCGCGTCCCAAAGACCCACAGCGATTAGTCCCTCAAGAAGGAACCGGGTGGCATGGAGCTCAGGACATTTCCTGGCTACAAGCCGATGGTCCCCTTGCATCCCTCTTAATTGCGGAAGAGAAAACCGATGCATCGACTTGA
- the bshB1 gene encoding bacillithiol biosynthesis deacetylase BshB1, which produces MDMLVIAPHPDDAELSMGGTIAKMIAAGWDVGILDLTTGEPTPHGSESIRAAETAAASEALGVRWRKNAGLPNRSLQPTLEARAIIAGYIRQTRPRWLFAPYWEDAHPDHVAATELVEAARFWAKLSKTDLPGEPYHPERIYYYFSIHLRLAVQPAVIVDISDEWEKKWEAINAYESQFITGRPTEPPTLMDRFRDDGAHWGRLINRKYGEPFATREPLAVDSLRDFL; this is translated from the coding sequence ATGGACATGCTTGTTATCGCTCCACACCCCGATGATGCGGAACTTAGCATGGGTGGAACGATCGCTAAAATGATCGCGGCTGGCTGGGACGTGGGGATCCTGGATTTAACCACCGGGGAACCGACGCCTCACGGAAGCGAATCGATCCGGGCTGCCGAAACGGCGGCAGCGTCCGAGGCGTTGGGAGTCCGCTGGCGAAAAAATGCGGGCCTTCCCAATCGATCCCTCCAACCGACTTTAGAAGCGAGGGCGATTATTGCCGGGTATATCCGGCAAACCCGCCCTCGCTGGCTATTCGCCCCGTACTGGGAGGACGCCCACCCCGACCACGTCGCGGCCACCGAACTGGTCGAAGCGGCTCGCTTTTGGGCAAAACTATCCAAAACCGACCTGCCGGGCGAACCTTATCACCCGGAACGGATCTACTACTACTTTTCGATTCATCTTCGCCTGGCAGTTCAACCGGCCGTCATCGTTGACATCAGCGACGAATGGGAGAAGAAATGGGAAGCGATCAACGCCTATGAAAGTCAATTTATCACAGGGCGTCCCACCGAACCGCCGACTCTGATGGACCGATTTCGCGACGATGGGGCTCACTGGGGAAGGCTGATCAACCGCAAATACGGTGAACCTTTTGCGACCCGCGAACCGCTGGCAGTCGATTCCCTACGTGATTTCCTGTAG
- the pyrF gene encoding orotidine-5'-phosphate decarboxylase has product MTTSFSDRLSAQIRKTGSATCVGLDPRKASLPGELRLADDASPEAWAASYETFAIGVIDAVAGKVPVVKPQAAFFEQLGPAGMQALYRVVQHAHRAGLLTIMDGKRNDIGSTAEAYADAYLGAGDRSPWGSDSLTVSPYLGADSLDPFIARCDERAAGIFVLVKTSNPGGGMLQDRRSDSDQQTIYQTVAQHIAKQNATRVGASGYGPVGAVVGATYPEQLAELRKAMPQAYLLIPGFGAQGGGAQDVAAGFHPNGLGAVVNNSRGIIFAHQRPEYAEKFGASAWQDAVAAATDLMNQQLASVVQPAQT; this is encoded by the coding sequence ATGACCACCTCTTTTAGCGACCGTCTATCCGCCCAGATCCGCAAAACGGGTTCGGCCACCTGTGTTGGCCTTGATCCTCGCAAGGCCTCGCTCCCCGGCGAACTGCGTCTTGCCGACGATGCATCGCCGGAAGCTTGGGCGGCTAGTTACGAAACTTTTGCAATCGGCGTGATCGATGCGGTCGCCGGCAAAGTCCCCGTCGTCAAACCTCAAGCGGCCTTCTTTGAACAACTAGGCCCCGCTGGGATGCAGGCCCTTTACCGAGTTGTTCAGCATGCTCATCGCGCGGGCTTGTTGACGATCATGGATGGGAAACGCAATGACATCGGCAGCACCGCCGAAGCCTACGCCGACGCCTACCTTGGGGCCGGCGATCGCAGCCCATGGGGAAGTGATTCGCTAACGGTCAGCCCTTACTTGGGCGCCGATAGTTTGGATCCGTTTATCGCCCGCTGTGATGAACGCGCCGCAGGTATTTTTGTGTTGGTTAAAACCTCCAATCCCGGTGGCGGAATGCTGCAGGATCGGCGGAGTGATTCCGATCAACAAACCATTTACCAAACGGTTGCCCAGCACATTGCAAAACAAAATGCGACGCGTGTTGGTGCATCGGGATATGGTCCCGTCGGTGCCGTCGTGGGAGCAACCTATCCCGAACAGCTAGCCGAATTGCGGAAAGCAATGCCGCAGGCCTACCTCCTGATTCCTGGCTTCGGAGCCCAAGGTGGCGGTGCCCAAGATGTTGCAGCAGGGTTCCATCCCAATGGACTTGGCGCGGTTGTCAATAATTCCCGCGGAATCATCTTTGCCCACCAGCGTCCCGAATATGCGGAGAAATTTGGAGCGTCCGCATGGCAAGACGCGGTCGCCGCAGCCACCGATTTGATGAACCAACAACTCGCAAGCGTTGTCCAGCCCGCTCAGACATAA
- a CDS encoding RbsD/FucU family protein produces the protein MLRHQLIHPQINGILGTAGHHSSILIADGNYPAATKRGPRSELVSLNLMPGVVTCNQVLQAILSAIPIESIQTMETEKDGPYALEGDPPVWEEYRQTIQAAGLEIDLQPTEKWAFYDAVTTPDHILTIQTADQQRYANLLLSVGVRMD, from the coding sequence ATGCTACGCCATCAACTGATTCACCCGCAAATCAATGGTATTTTGGGAACCGCTGGACACCACAGTTCGATCTTGATCGCAGACGGAAATTACCCCGCGGCGACAAAACGCGGCCCCAGGAGCGAGCTGGTTAGCTTGAACCTGATGCCGGGTGTCGTAACGTGCAATCAGGTTCTGCAAGCGATTCTTTCAGCGATCCCCATCGAATCGATCCAGACAATGGAAACCGAAAAAGATGGGCCCTATGCCTTAGAGGGCGACCCACCTGTCTGGGAAGAGTATCGCCAGACCATTCAAGCCGCTGGGTTGGAAATCGATTTACAACCAACCGAGAAGTGGGCTTTTTACGATGCGGTCACCACCCCTGACCACATACTGACCATTCAAACCGCCGACCAACAACGCTACGCCAATCTGCTTTTGTCAGTCGGCGTTCGCATGGATTGA